Below is a genomic region from bacterium.
TCCATAAAGTATCTCGACCTTATCTCAATCTTGGCTTATGGTATAAATTTACCAAACATATCGTAGCTATAGCAAATTTTCATCTTCGGGGGCGGCCAAATCCTAACCCTGGCCATGAATGTTTAGTACGAATGGCACTTACACAAGCCAAGCTTCTCCTTATGAGAACAGAAAGGGCACCAGGGCACGAAGACCACGCAGAGATTAAGCTTTTTATAAGGGTGAGGGTCCAGGGCAGGGCCTCTCGTGGCATGGGCAGGATGCCCATGCCACTCTTTCTCTCTCTTTGTGCTCTGTGCCTGAGTAGTTACCTTGCATGGATATTTGTCAATGAAAAATGGAGAGTTGTATCAATTTCTGGAAATAATCCTCATTATTCGAACCAGAAGAGGCTATCTCCATCTCAGAAATGTCTTCAGACGTAAAAATAAAACAGCGTTTTAAATTTTTTATTGACAAATTTTTCCAGTTTGGCTATTATGGGAATATACTGAAATCCGGGTAAACAAATCGCAGATTTCAAGTACACAGGGTTAGGGTAAGTTGAGGGTTGGAGTGTGTACGTGGTACAGCAATTTCTGCAAGCCTATTCCTATGTCGCCATTTTTGCCTTGGTCGGTCTGTTGTATGTAGTCGTTGTCCTTACGGTCAGCAGGCTTCTTGCACCCCATCGGCCATCGAAAGAGAAATCCTTTCCCTATGAATGCGGTCTTGTCCCCATTGGAGAACCGTGGGGGCAACTGAACATTCGATATTATATTTTTGCTCTCCTTTTTGTCCTTTTTGATGTAGAAACTGTGTTTATGTATCCCTGGGCAGTTGTCTTTCGAGATATGGGATGGGTGGCTTTTTTTGAAATGTTCAGCTTCATTGCCATCATAGCTCTTGGATTAGTTTACGCCTGGAAAAAGAACGTCTTACGATGGGTATAAAGAATTTTGCAGCGAATGGAGAAACTATGGATCAGCGGCACGATCAGCCTGTCATCACCTTTGACCAGCCCCGGCTTCCGGCAGACAAAGATTTCAATATCGTAACCGGAACCCTGGAACTGGTGCGGGGATGGGCCAGAAAATCATCTTTATTCATGCTTGTCTTCGGCACTGCCTGATGCGCCATTGAGATGCTGGCTGCGGGTTCAGCCACTTACGATTTCAATGAAAGAAGCGGAGTGCTGCCGAGGGCTACTCCGAAGCAGGCGGATCTGATGATTGTCGCCGGGACTATTACCTACAAAATGCTGCCGGTCGTCAAGCGGCTCTATGGCATGATGCCGGAGCCCAAGTGGGTGATTTCTCTGGGAAGTTGCGCCAACAGCGGAGGACCTTTCCGGAATTCCTACAACGTCCTGCCCGGCATCGATAAGGTCCTGCCGATCGATGTCTATGTTCCGGGATGTCCGCCGCGGCCCGAAGCCCTGATGAACGGAGTAGTAAAGTTACAGGAAAAAATCATGAACGAGGCCAGAGGCGCTTTTCGCTCCGCCTGGGGAATAAAAAATTGAAAGGAAATGGCACACCCGATACCGTATCATCTGAAAAGAAACCGGCTGCCGGTTCCCCAAAGCCGCTCGGTC
It encodes:
- a CDS encoding NADH-quinone oxidoreductase subunit A; the encoded protein is MVQQFLQAYSYVAIFALVGLLYVVVVLTVSRLLAPHRPSKEKSFPYECGLVPIGEPWGQLNIRYYIFALLFVLFDVETVFMYPWAVVFRDMGWVAFFEMFSFIAIIALGLVYAWKKNVLRWV